The proteins below come from a single Roseofilum casamattae BLCC-M143 genomic window:
- a CDS encoding PEP-CTERM sorting domain-containing protein (PEP-CTERM proteins occur, often in large numbers, in the proteomes of bacteria that also encode an exosortase, a predicted intramembrane cysteine proteinase. The presence of a PEP-CTERM domain at a protein's C-terminus predicts cleavage within the sorting domain, followed by covalent anchoring to some some component of the (usually Gram-negative) cell surface. Many PEP-CTERM proteins exhibit an unusual sequence composition that includes large numbers of potential glycosylation sites. Expression of one such protein has been shown restore the ability of a bacterium to form floc, a type of biofilm.) has protein sequence MNSFKMEHLLLRLMVAIGTTLAFATTATSASAQTILLEDSFNTENGGVGTINYFDFANWNVVDGSVDLIGNGFHDWFPSQGLFLDLDGSTYNAGTVVSKTAFTFNPGQVVELSFGLLGQNPGDKHAQNNNLTVSLGNLFTETFSVVDAGFITRQFSVEELTTANLVFDHAGGDNGGLALDDITLAVIEPSRSVPEPSSVLGLLALSALGVCSLRQRKSC, from the coding sequence TTTGCGACTACAGCTACCTCAGCCTCAGCTCAAACTATTCTCCTAGAGGATAGCTTTAATACGGAAAATGGCGGAGTTGGAACCATCAACTATTTTGATTTTGCCAATTGGAATGTGGTTGACGGTTCAGTGGATTTGATTGGTAATGGATTCCATGATTGGTTTCCCAGTCAAGGACTTTTTCTGGACCTAGACGGTAGCACTTATAATGCAGGAACAGTAGTTTCCAAAACTGCATTTACTTTCAATCCAGGTCAAGTTGTGGAGTTGAGTTTTGGGCTGTTAGGCCAAAACCCTGGTGATAAACACGCACAAAACAATAATCTGACAGTTTCCTTGGGTAATCTGTTTACAGAAACGTTTTCTGTCGTTGATGCTGGATTTATTACTCGGCAGTTTTCTGTAGAAGAGCTGACCACAGCAAATCTAGTCTTCGATCATGCTGGAGGAGACAATGGAGGATTAGCCCTAGATGATATAACCTTAGCTGTAATAGAACCCTCTCGATCGGTGCCCGAACCTTCTTCGGTTTTAGGATTGTTAGCCTTGAGTGCATTGGGTGTTTGTTCTTTGCGTCAGCGGAAATCCTGCTAA